The genome window ATTTGAATTATCCATAAGCACACGGACCcagtttccatgtgttttttttttctgttgCGTTAATTTCAAGAGCACATAGGCCTACAACCTGATCGATACTAGGGATTTATTGACTCTTGTCAAAGCAACAGGGTTTTTGGTGTGTGTGCACTTTATAAgttgcttgtttaaaaaaatataagttgtataaaagccccttagattTGAATTTAGAATCCCACTAAATGTCCTTAGAACTACAAATACATGTAATTGAAATGCAAGTATTTTTAGTTGAGAGATTCCGGTAAACTCTTTGATGTTTCCTTTCATGTGTCCTACCAATTGCTATTGTATTATTCACCATGGGAACCAATTGTTAGAATAAAAACAGAACTGAGGTTATTTCTCAGTTGTCTTTCGTTGGAGAACAGTTTTTCCTTTgcagggatgtgtgtgtttttcaccagtacagggcattcggaaagttttcagaccgcttgactttttaaagaaaatgtcacctttatttaacgaggcaagtcagttcagaaccaatttttgtttacaatgacggcctatacaACTCTGTCCACATTTTgatacagacttattctaaaattgattaaattacatttcccctcatcaatctacacacaataccccataatgacaaagcgaaaacaaaaCAGGTCTTTGGAATAAAAATAAATGCCTTATTTTCCATAAGAATTCAGGCCCTTTGATATAAAACTCAAAATGGACATAGAAACATCTATATAAGCCTAGCTATACATAAATATGATTCGATAAAACGTTTTAtttaaaattgaaaaaaaaatgcTACATGAATGCACACTAGACTGAAACTATATAActgggcttttattttgaaactgTGACTGAGGGCTTTTATTGAGTAATTTGAATGGGCGTGTCTAAGACGTTTCTTTTTCAACTCTTTCCTCCTGCTGGCCTCAGTCTGCGTAGAGCGGCACCGAACCGGACAACAACAGACCTGTCTATCTGTGAGAGAGGGAAATGAAAAGGAGGCTACAGAAGAAATACTTCATTTTAATTCTAGGATATTCCGTGTTACTTCTGTTAATTCCGTATATGCTGGACCACAGGAGTAAATCAGGGTATATTAAACATGGCAAGCAACAGCCGAGGTGCCCCGACCTCGATATGTGGAATAACGGGGACAAGTTCAGCAACAATACGGATACCGTGGAAGAGACGGTAGTCAACAGGAGCCAGTCTAAAATACACGTTTATTTACATGCTACATGGAGGACGGGGTCATCGTTCTTAGGGGAGTTATTCAATCAACACCCCGATGTGTTTTACCTCTACGAGCCCATGTGGCATATATGGCAGGCTCTCTACCCAGGAGATGCGGCCAGTCTGCAAGGAGCCGTGCGGGATATGATGAAGTCCTTATTACGATGCGACTTCTCAGTTTTAAAACTATACACAGGGAGCCAAAATATCTCCACGTCTTTTATATTTGGATGGAGAAAGAACAAAGTGATCTGCTCGGAACCTCTATGCGAGGCGTACAAGAGAAACGAAGTGGGATTAGTCCAAGAAGACGTCTGTGGAAAGTGTCCAAGGAAGGATATCAAAGAGTTAGAGAGGGAGTGCAAGAAGTACCGCGTCGTGGTAATCAAAGGGGTGCGGGTTCTGGACCTCGGTGTACTCGTCCCGTTAATGAGAGATCCCGCTTTAAATCTCCAGATCATTCAGTTGTTTAGAGACCCGCGGGCAGTGCACAATTCACGACTGAAATCGAAACAAGCTCTGGTCAAGGAGAGCATACAGGTACTGAGGAGTAAAAAACATACGGAGAAATACAAGCGTCTACTCGTGCCAAACAACCGGGGAAACCGGGCAGAGAATTATGTCTCTAGCGCAATGGAGCTAATATGTGACAACTGGCTGAATGATATGATGCTCATGATGAACGCGCCCCCCTGGGTGAAGAGGAATTACATCAAGATCCTCTACGAGGACTTGGTTCTGCACCCCATGGAGGAACTCAAGAGAGTCTACAGCTTCTCCAAACTCTCCTCTTTTCCTGCCATGGATAAGTTCGTGTTGAACATGACCCACGGCCACGGCTACTCCTCAGACAAACCGTTTGTAATATCGTCCAGAGACGCGAAGGAAGCCATCTTCGCATGGAGAGAGCGGTTAAACGTTGAGCAGATCTCCCAAGTGGAAGACTACTGCAGTGAGGTCATGAGACAACTGGGCTATCAGAAGAACAGTGTGGATCAAACATACACATTACAGCATcaagatggtggtgatgatggaggTATGTAGGCCTGTGATGATGGAGGTATGTAGGCCTGTGATGGTATGTAGGCCTGTGATGATGGAGGTATGTAGGCCTGTGATGATGGAGGTATGTAGGCCTGTGATGATGGAGGTATGTAGGCCTGTGATGGTGGAGGTATGTAGGCCTGTGATGATGGAGGTATGTAGGCCTGTGATGGTATGTAGGCCTGTGATGATGGAGGTATGTAGGCCTGTGATGATGGAGGTATGTAGGCCTGTGATGATGGAGGTATGTAGGCCTGTGATGATGGAGGTATGTAGGCCTGTGATGATGGAGGTATGTAGGCCTGTGATGGTATGTAGGCCTGTGATGATGGAGGTATGTAGGCCTGTGATGATGGAGGTATGTAGgcctgtgatgatgatgatggtatgtAGGCCTGTGATGATGGTATGTAGGCCTGTGATGATGGAGGTATGTAGgcctgtgatgatgatgatggtatgtAGGCCTGTGATGATGGTATGTAGGCCTGTGATTATGATGGTATGTAGGACTGTGATGGTATATGGGCCTGTGATGATGATGGTATGTAGGCCTGTGATGGTATGTAGGCCTGTGATGGTATGTAGGCCTGTGATGGTATATGGGCCTGTGATGATGGAGGTATGTAGGCCTGTGATGGTATGTAGGCCTGTGATGGTATGTAGGCCTGTGATGGTATGTAGGCCTGTGATGGTATGTAGGCCTGTGATGGAGGTATGTAGGCCTGTGATGGAGGTATGTAGGCCTGTGATGGAGGTATGTAGGCCTGTGATGGAGGTATGTAGGCCTGTGATGATGGAGGTATGTAGGCCTGTGATGGTATGTAGGCCTGTGATGGAGGTATGTAGGCCTGTGATGGAGGTATGTAGGCCTGTGATGGTATGTAGGCCTGTGATGGTATGTAGGCCTGTGATGGAGGTATGTAGGCCTGTGATGGAGGTATGTAGGCCTGTGATGATGGAGGTATGTAGGCCTGTGATGGTATGTAGGCCTGTGATGGAGGTATGTAGGCCTGTGATGGTATGTAGGCCTGTGATGGAGGTATGTAGGCCTGTGATGGAGGTATGTAGGCCTGTGATGGTATGTAGGCCTGTGATGATGGAGGTATGTAGgcctgtgatgatgatgatggtatgtaggcctgtgatgatgatgatggtatgtaggcctgtgatgatgatgatgatggtatgtaggcctgtgatgatgatggtatgtaggcctgtgatgatgatgatggtatgtaggcctgtgatgatgatgatggtatgtAGGCCTGTGATGATGATGGTATGTAGGCCTGTGATGATGATGGTA of Salvelinus fontinalis isolate EN_2023a chromosome 12, ASM2944872v1, whole genome shotgun sequence contains these proteins:
- the chst7 gene encoding carbohydrate sulfotransferase 7 — its product is MKRRLQKKYFILILGYSVLLLLIPYMLDHRSKSGYIKHGKQQPRCPDLDMWNNGDKFSNNTDTVEETVVNRSQSKIHVYLHATWRTGSSFLGELFNQHPDVFYLYEPMWHIWQALYPGDAASLQGAVRDMMKSLLRCDFSVLKLYTGSQNISTSFIFGWRKNKVICSEPLCEAYKRNEVGLVQEDVCGKCPRKDIKELERECKKYRVVVIKGVRVLDLGVLVPLMRDPALNLQIIQLFRDPRAVHNSRLKSKQALVKESIQVLRSKKHTEKYKRLLVPNNRGNRAENYVSSAMELICDNWLNDMMLMMNAPPWVKRNYIKILYEDLVLHPMEELKRVYSFSKLSSFPAMDKFVLNMTHGHGYSSDKPFVISSRDAKEAIFAWRERLNVEQISQVEDYCSEVMRQLGYQKNSVDQTYTLQHQDGGDDGGA